Proteins found in one Anabas testudineus chromosome 1, fAnaTes1.2, whole genome shotgun sequence genomic segment:
- the LOC113161802 gene encoding E3 ubiquitin-protein ligase TRIM39-like isoform X2 — MAMALPAAFLSEDQFTCSICLEVFNNPVSTPCGHSFCQGCISSYWDGRGGAKSYQCPLCKETFRKRPELHVNLTLKEITEQFKQMVSAGVLMNGGAEVENPNLQFHQHHQPTVPLPLRPGEMPGSVFAEMMTRFQQLQTPGSPHVPLSYPNNLYLQNPNQISDQAACQGQNIGHHDPPQPYCPPLRYPLSSPGESNPKQPPCPIHMKGLEFFCRTDNMCVCSMCVETAVHRGHNITPAKREWLIKKSELGLADMKLKDQISERDRMIEEIQSSLKQIQAAAERETDGAVCVFSKLISAAEYCKAEVLKVIEMSRRTAEHRAQSLLRELEEEIAELQKRTAALSQLAVSEDFVLFLKTYPMLSTPPQTKDWSSVSMSSKLTSGVILGTVNKMMERFLEEMRSLPDFCQQSMLDQSVSRPNPRVKRVQEYADPSTAHPRLIISVDGKKVHCSDHHQLVPDNPERFDRVVCVLAHQSFNSGRHYWEVEVGGKTDWDLGVASWSVNRKGKITVSPAHGYWFLSLRDRTEYSFRTEPSTNLTVNPRPSRIGIYVDYDKGLVSFYNVETRGLIYTFSDTFSDAIHPFFSPCTNKSGRNEAPLIICPVVMSE, encoded by the exons ATGGCTATGGCGCtacctgcagcttttctgtCTGAAGACCAGTTCACCTGCTCCATCTGCCTGGAGGTATTCAACAACCCAGTCTCAACACCATGTGGCCACAGCTTCTGCCAGGGCTGCATCTCCTCATACTGGGATGGACGAGGGGGCGCAAAGTCCTACCAGTGTCCTCTCTGCAAGGAGACCTTCCGCAAACGACCAGAGCTCCATGTGAATCTGACCTTGAAGGAAATCACTGAACAGTTCAAGCAGATGGTCAGTGCTGGAGTACTAATGAATGGAGGAGCTGAAGTAGAGAATCCCAACTTACAATTCCATCAGCATCATCAGCCAACTGTGCCTCTGCCCCTGAGGCCTGGGGAGATGCCAGGGAGTGTTTTTGCTGAGATGATGACTCgttttcagcagctgcagactcCCGGGTCACCTCATGTCCCACTCTCCTATCCAAATAACCTTTACCTGCAAAACCCCAATCAAATCAGTGATCAAGCGGCTTGCCAGGGTCAGAACATTGGACACCACGACCCTCCTCAACCCTACTGTCCTCCCCTCAG GTATCCCCTGAGCAGTCCAGGTGAATCTAACCCCAAACAGCCTCCATGTCCCATTCACATGAAAGGTCTGGAGTTCTTCTGTCGTACtgacaatatgtgtgtgtgcagcatgtgtgtggagACAGCAGTGCACCGAGGGCACAACATCACTCCTGCTAAAAGGGAATGGCTCATCAAGAAG TCTGAGTTAGGACTTGCAGATATGAAGTTGAAGGATCAGATCTCTGAGAGAGACAGGATGATAGAGGAAATACAGAGCTCCTTAAAGCAGATACAG gCTGCtgctgaaagagagacagatggagcagtttgtgtcttttccaAGCTGATCTCTGCTGCAGAGTACTGTAAAGCTGAAGTCTTGAAG GTGATAGAGATGTCTCGACGCACAGCTGAGCACAGAGCTCAGAGCCTactgagagagctggaggaggagataGCTGAGCTGCAAAAGAGGACTGCAGCACTGAGCCAGCTGGCTGTGTCTGAAGACTTTGTACTATTTCTAAAG aCATACCCTATGCTGTCCACCCCTCCTCAAACCAAGGACTGGTCCAGTGTCTCTATGTCATCTAAGCTGACTTCCGGGGTTATTCTTGGGACTGTCAATAAAATGATGGAGCGCTTTTTGGAAGAGATGCGATCACTTCcagatttct GCCAGCAATCCATGTTGGACCAGTCTGTATCAAGGCCCAATCCAA GGGTTAAAAGGGTTCAAGAATACGCAG ACCCCAGCACGGCCCACCCACGTCTCATAATCTCAGTGGATGGGAAAAAGGTACACTGCAGTGACCACCATCAGCTAGTGCCAGACAACCCTGAGCGCTTCGACCGGGTGGTGTGTGTGCTGGCCCATCAGAGCTTTAACTCAGGACGACATTACTGGGAG gtggaggtgggaggaaaaACTGACTGGGACCTGGGTGTGGCAAGCTGGTCTGTCAATCGTAAAGGCAAAATCACTGTAAGCCCTGCCCATGGTTACTGGTTCCTCAGCCTGCGGGACCGGACTGAATACTCCTTCCGAACTGAGCCCTCAACCAACCTGACAGTCAACCCCAGACCTTCACGCATTGGAATCTATGTGGACTATGATAAGGGATTGGTGTCCTTCTACAATGTAGAGACCAGAGGGCTCATCTATACATTTTCGGATACTTTTTCTGACGCCATCCATCCATTCTTTAGCCCCTGTACTAATAAATCAGGAAGAAACGAGGCTCCACTAATAATTTGCCCTGTTGTAATGTCAGAGTGA
- the LOC113161802 gene encoding E3 ubiquitin-protein ligase TRIM39-like isoform X1 has translation MAMALPAAFLSEDQFTCSICLEVFNNPVSTPCGHSFCQGCISSYWDGRGGAKSYQCPLCKETFRKRPELHVNLTLKEITEQFKQMVSAGVLMNGGAEVENPNLQFHQHHQPTVPLPLRPGEMPGSVFAEMMTRFQQLQTPGSPHVPLSYPNNLYLQNPNQISDQAACQGQNIGHHDPPQPYCPPLRYPLSSPGESNPKQPPCPIHMKGLEFFCRTDNMCVCSMCVETAVHRGHNITPAKREWLIKKSELGLADMKLKDQISERDRMIEEIQSSLKQIQAAAERETDGAVCVFSKLISAAEYCKAEVLKVIEMSRRTAEHRAQSLLRELEEEIAELQKRTAALSQLAVSEDFVLFLKTYPMLSTPPQTKDWSSVSMSSKLTSGVILGTVNKMMERFLEEMRSLPDFCQQSMLDQSVSRPNPRVKRVQEYADDITLDPSTAHPRLIISVDGKKVHCSDHHQLVPDNPERFDRVVCVLAHQSFNSGRHYWEVEVGGKTDWDLGVASWSVNRKGKITVSPAHGYWFLSLRDRTEYSFRTEPSTNLTVNPRPSRIGIYVDYDKGLVSFYNVETRGLIYTFSDTFSDAIHPFFSPCTNKSGRNEAPLIICPVVMSE, from the exons ATGGCTATGGCGCtacctgcagcttttctgtCTGAAGACCAGTTCACCTGCTCCATCTGCCTGGAGGTATTCAACAACCCAGTCTCAACACCATGTGGCCACAGCTTCTGCCAGGGCTGCATCTCCTCATACTGGGATGGACGAGGGGGCGCAAAGTCCTACCAGTGTCCTCTCTGCAAGGAGACCTTCCGCAAACGACCAGAGCTCCATGTGAATCTGACCTTGAAGGAAATCACTGAACAGTTCAAGCAGATGGTCAGTGCTGGAGTACTAATGAATGGAGGAGCTGAAGTAGAGAATCCCAACTTACAATTCCATCAGCATCATCAGCCAACTGTGCCTCTGCCCCTGAGGCCTGGGGAGATGCCAGGGAGTGTTTTTGCTGAGATGATGACTCgttttcagcagctgcagactcCCGGGTCACCTCATGTCCCACTCTCCTATCCAAATAACCTTTACCTGCAAAACCCCAATCAAATCAGTGATCAAGCGGCTTGCCAGGGTCAGAACATTGGACACCACGACCCTCCTCAACCCTACTGTCCTCCCCTCAG GTATCCCCTGAGCAGTCCAGGTGAATCTAACCCCAAACAGCCTCCATGTCCCATTCACATGAAAGGTCTGGAGTTCTTCTGTCGTACtgacaatatgtgtgtgtgcagcatgtgtgtggagACAGCAGTGCACCGAGGGCACAACATCACTCCTGCTAAAAGGGAATGGCTCATCAAGAAG TCTGAGTTAGGACTTGCAGATATGAAGTTGAAGGATCAGATCTCTGAGAGAGACAGGATGATAGAGGAAATACAGAGCTCCTTAAAGCAGATACAG gCTGCtgctgaaagagagacagatggagcagtttgtgtcttttccaAGCTGATCTCTGCTGCAGAGTACTGTAAAGCTGAAGTCTTGAAG GTGATAGAGATGTCTCGACGCACAGCTGAGCACAGAGCTCAGAGCCTactgagagagctggaggaggagataGCTGAGCTGCAAAAGAGGACTGCAGCACTGAGCCAGCTGGCTGTGTCTGAAGACTTTGTACTATTTCTAAAG aCATACCCTATGCTGTCCACCCCTCCTCAAACCAAGGACTGGTCCAGTGTCTCTATGTCATCTAAGCTGACTTCCGGGGTTATTCTTGGGACTGTCAATAAAATGATGGAGCGCTTTTTGGAAGAGATGCGATCACTTCcagatttct GCCAGCAATCCATGTTGGACCAGTCTGTATCAAGGCCCAATCCAA GGGTTAAAAGGGTTCAAGAATACGCAG ATGATATCACTTTAGACCCCAGCACGGCCCACCCACGTCTCATAATCTCAGTGGATGGGAAAAAGGTACACTGCAGTGACCACCATCAGCTAGTGCCAGACAACCCTGAGCGCTTCGACCGGGTGGTGTGTGTGCTGGCCCATCAGAGCTTTAACTCAGGACGACATTACTGGGAG gtggaggtgggaggaaaaACTGACTGGGACCTGGGTGTGGCAAGCTGGTCTGTCAATCGTAAAGGCAAAATCACTGTAAGCCCTGCCCATGGTTACTGGTTCCTCAGCCTGCGGGACCGGACTGAATACTCCTTCCGAACTGAGCCCTCAACCAACCTGACAGTCAACCCCAGACCTTCACGCATTGGAATCTATGTGGACTATGATAAGGGATTGGTGTCCTTCTACAATGTAGAGACCAGAGGGCTCATCTATACATTTTCGGATACTTTTTCTGACGCCATCCATCCATTCTTTAGCCCCTGTACTAATAAATCAGGAAGAAACGAGGCTCCACTAATAATTTGCCCTGTTGTAATGTCAGAGTGA